The window TAAGAATATTCAGCTCCAGGAGGCTTATTAGAAAGATGGGTACGGTCTCGGATGGCGACTTTTCGAATATCTGTGACAAACTGACTGATTTTATCCTAAAATCGAAACCCCTCCAGCAAAGGAGGGGAATCTCGGAGGCCGAAGCCCATAATGAGTCTATTATAGCAGGTGGCGGTTCGCCGTCAAGTTGAAAATGAGGTAAAATAGACTCATATGGCGCTCACCGACGCAAAGATGAAAGAGCTGGAGCTCAAGGCGAATGATATTCGTCAGTCTATTATAGAGATGCTCCTGGCAGCGGGATCGGGACACACCGCCGGACCACTCGACATGGCCGACATTTTCACCTATCTGTATTTTCACGCGCTCAAACATGACCCGAAAAAGCCGAGCTGGCCGGAGCGCGACCGTGTCGTGCTTTCCAACGGCCATATTTGTCCGGTGTTGTATGCCACCATGGCGCATTCAGGATATTTTCCAGTGAGCGAGCTGAAGACGTTGCGCAAGTTTGGCTCGCGTCTGCAAGGTCATCCACATCGTGAATTCATGCCCGCGCTTGAGACCAGCTCCGGCCCGCTCGGCTCTGGTCTCTCACAGGTTGTCGGTATGGCGCTGGCTGACCGTATCGACCATGGCCGTACTTCGAGCAAACAGTTTTATTGCCTCACTGGCGATGGTGAGCTCGATTGCGGACAGATCTGGGAGGCGGCGATGCTGGCGGGCAAGGAGAAGATTCAGAATCTCACGGTGTTTGTCGATCGCAACAATATTCAAATAGATGGCTTCACCGAAGACATCATGCCGCTCAATCCGCTCGGCGATAAATGGCGTTCCTTCGGCTGGCATGTCCAGGAGATCGACGGACATAGCTTTACCGCTATCGACCAAGCGGTCGGACAGGCACAAGCTGTGTTCGACAAGCCGTCGGTGATCATTGCGAACACCATCGCCTCGAAGGGCGTGCCCGAATTCGAGCGAATGTTCGAATGGCACGGCAAGCCGCCGAATAAAGATGAGGCAGCGCTGGCGCTCCGCGAGCTGAGGACGTGGCGGGGGAAGATTAAGAGCGAGCATGAGTAAAAGTTTAATTATATGACTGAAGGAAAAACATTTAAAGAGCTAGTCTTCAATTGGGTACTTCTCGCTTTTGTAATTTATGTGTGCTTTTTTGTTGAAAGTATCAATATAAAGTTTTTTGTTGTATTTCTTTTTTTGATTGGATTAGATCTTAAGATAACCAAACACAAAAAGTCTTAAAATCTAAGAAAATGCTCAACCCTTCGCAAAAACTCAATCCAAAGCTCTGGGATAAAGATGTCGAGCAGCTGCCGATCCGGAAAGGATTTGGTGAGGGTCTTTTGACTGCAGCCGAGATGGATGCGAATGTAGTAGGGCTATGTGCAGACCTGACTGAGTCGACTCAAATGCATTTATTTAAGAAAAAGTTTCCTGAGCGATTTGTGGAAATGGGCGTGGCAGAGCAAAATCTCGCCTCGGTCGCGAGTGGTATGGCGGCGATGGGAAAGATTCCGTTCATCACTTCGTATGCGATGTTTTCTCCGGGACGAAATTGGGAGCAGATTCGCACAACGATTGCGTACAACAACCAGCCGGTGAAAATTGCGGGTTCGCATGCGGGTATTTCTGTGGGTCCGGATGGCGGCACGCATCAGGCGATCGAGGATATGGCGCTTATGCGGATCATTCCAAAAATGGTGGTGATTTCGCCGTGCGATGCGATCGAAGCGCGCAAGGCGACTATTGCCCTCGCGAAGACAAAATATCCGACGTACATTCGCCTTGCGCGCGAGAAAACGCCGATAATGACGACAGAAGATTCGCCTTTCGAGATCGGAAAAGCGCAGGTGTTTTGGCAGCCCGCAGTCGGGAAGTCGGAAGTGGGGATTATTGCTACTGGCGCACTCGTATATAAAGCGCTGAAGGTTGCACGCGAACTCGAAAAAGAAAAAATCGGCGTCACTGTGCTAAATCTCGCCACCATCAAGCCTCTCGATGAAAAAGCGATCACTCGTCTCGCGCGCGAATGTGGTCGTGTCGTGACGGTGGAAGAACATCAGATCGCCGGCGGCATGGGCAGCGCGGTGGCAGAGCTCCTCGCGCGCGAGCATCCGGTACCAATGGAATTCATCGGCGTTCACGACGTATTCGGCCAATCCGGCACCCCTGACGAACTCATCGAACACTATGGCATGGGCGAGTCGCACATCGCGGCTGCTGTTCGAAAGGTATTGAAGAGAAAATAAGATTAGAGGACTTTCAAATGAAAATCGCTCGGTGCTTTCTTCAGCCACCCCTTGATCGCTTTTTGATCCAGCAACCCTTCTTGCGCACCGACATATTGCACCACCGACATTGAGTTGATCACCGCCCACTGCACACATTCCTCGAAGGTTTTGCCAAGCGCGAGCGCGGAGACAAATGTCGAGGCATATGAATCGCCGGCACCGGTACGCTCTAATGGTGGCTTTGGATCGGGATAGATCGGCATGAAATAAGCGATTGGAGCGCGTCGATTACGGCCATCGGAAACGTATCCGCCTTTCGGGCCGTCGCTCACATGGACGATGCGCGGGCCGAGGGCATGGAGTGCATTCATGACCGTCTTGATTTCCTTTCGCCCTTCGCCCGAAGATAGGCCGGTAATCCGCTCCGCTTCTTCAACGTTGCAAATAAAAACTTCGGAGCGCTTGTACAGTGCGGCGAGCTTTTTGACGCCAAGCTGCATTTGGAATGTCCCCGGCTGGAAGGCGAGCTTTACTTCCGGATGCTGTGCGAGGTAGCCGATAATCTCCTCGTGATATTCTTCAGAATTCGCACCAAGCGAGCTGAGGTAGATCCATTTTGGCGGCTGTGCGATATGAGGTAGATGGTATGGATACTCCTGGTGCTTCACCAAAATCGTGCGTTCATCGCCGTACCAGAGCACGTAGTGATAGTTGGTCGGGATACCGCGGTGCGCGCTGATGTGTGAGGTCGCAACACCTTCTTTTTTGAGCTGGGCGAGACAGTCGGCGCCGTTCTCGTCTTTGCCAATATCGCTCACGAGTGCGGAGCGAAGGCCAAGGCGTGCAGCTGCCACCGAGGCGTTGGCAGAATTACCCACGGCTTTCACAATAGTCACCGATTCGAACGGCACTTTGTCCGCAAATTTGAGGCAAATTTCGCACTTTGTCTTGTCGATTGCGCAGGTGACGTGCGCATCTTTGAGGCGGATGAAAGCATCGGTCGTGATATCGCCGATCGCGAGAAAATCGATCTGTTTGTCGAGCATAGGGAAATTATAGCACGATGCTTGGGGTGGTCGTGATATAATTGGGGGTATGAAATCTCTTCGAAAGTACATCGCCGAAGCCAAGGCAAATAAGCGCGCGGTCGGCCACTTCAATATCTCAAACATGGAAGGCGTCTGGGCGATCGCGAAGGCGCGGGAAGTGGTGTCAAAGGAGCTCGGCTGGCAGGTGCCGGTGATCATTGGCGTGTCGGAAGGCGAGCGCGACTTTTTTGGTGTGAAGCAGATCGCGGCAGTCGTGAAGAGTCTTCGTGCCGCTGGTGCGCCGATCTTTTTGAATGCCGACCACACCTATTCCTTTGAGCGCGTGAAGGAGGCGATCGATGCTGGGTACGACGCGGTTATTTTCGATGGCACCGAGCTGCCGTTCGAGGAAAATGTTCGAGTGACAAAGCAATGTGCGGCATACGCGAAGCAGAAGAAGGCATTTTTGAGCGAGAAGGTGATCGTCGAAGCGGAGCTCGGCTACATCGGCAAGTCCTCGAAAGTACTTGAAGCTGTGCCGGATGGGGCCTCTATTTCCGAAGAGAGTCTGGTGAAACCGGAACTGGCCAAAGAATTTGTGAAAGCGACCGGCATTGACATGCTCGCACCGGCGGTCGGCAACATTCACGGGATGTTTGCGAAGGGAAAGGACCCGGCGCTCAATATCGGCCGCGTCGCGGCAGTCTCCGCTTCGACCGGGGGCCTACCCCTCGTCTTGCATGGCGCTTCCGGCAATACCGACGAGGACATTCGTGCAGCTATCCGAGTAGGTGTCGCGGTAGTGCATGTGAGTACCGAGCTTCGCGTGGCGTATCGTACTGCTCTCGATGCTTCGCTTGCTGCCAATCCAAAGGAGGTCGCTGGGTACAAGTATCTTGCCGCGCCTCGTGAGGCTGTACAGAAGGTAGTGGAGGAGAAGTTGCGAGTGTTTAATGTAAAATAAACTTTCAATGAACGAACGAACCCCACTTTTCTACATGGCAAATTTAGCCTCTGAGGTACATCGGTATTTTGGATTTCTTGAAAAAAAAGAGCTTGTTTCTGCAGGGTCTTCTCGGCAGAGGATATTTGATATCGTCAAAAAATTATCCGGATTTGAATCAATGGAGCCGCGCCGCGCTGAGATCGATGCACTGCTCTCCGTAATAGAAAACCCAAGTATGCTCGGTAAACAACTCAGCGTCACTCAAAAGCAACTTGATTCCTACTTCACGCCATTTACTCAGCGGCTATTGTCTGTGTAGTTGCGCCGCAGTGATTTTATATAGAGTGGTGGTATACTTTCAATCATGAAAAACGTATTCGTCACCCGCAGGATTCCGCAGAACGGTCTCGATATGCTCGAGCAGAAGGGCTATGCCGTGACTGTGAGCAAGAAGGACCGGCCGCTCACCAAGAAGGAGCTGATCAAGGCACTCAAAAAAGGCTCTCGACACGATGCAAGCTCCGGCGCGCCATACGATGCGGTGCTGTCTCTCCTTACTGATCCCATCGACAAAGAGGTGTTTGATGCGGCACCAACTGTGAAGATTTTTGCCAATTACGCGATTGGTTTCAATAATATCGATGTGAAAGAGGCAAAAACGCG of the Patescibacteria group bacterium genome contains:
- a CDS encoding transketolase — its product is MALTDAKMKELELKANDIRQSIIEMLLAAGSGHTAGPLDMADIFTYLYFHALKHDPKKPSWPERDRVVLSNGHICPVLYATMAHSGYFPVSELKTLRKFGSRLQGHPHREFMPALETSSGPLGSGLSQVVGMALADRIDHGRTSSKQFYCLTGDGELDCGQIWEAAMLAGKEKIQNLTVFVDRNNIQIDGFTEDIMPLNPLGDKWRSFGWHVQEIDGHSFTAIDQAVGQAQAVFDKPSVIIANTIASKGVPEFERMFEWHGKPPNKDEAALALRELRTWRGKIKSEHE
- a CDS encoding transketolase C-terminal domain-containing protein, translating into MLNPSQKLNPKLWDKDVEQLPIRKGFGEGLLTAAEMDANVVGLCADLTESTQMHLFKKKFPERFVEMGVAEQNLASVASGMAAMGKIPFITSYAMFSPGRNWEQIRTTIAYNNQPVKIAGSHAGISVGPDGGTHQAIEDMALMRIIPKMVVISPCDAIEARKATIALAKTKYPTYIRLAREKTPIMTTEDSPFEIGKAQVFWQPAVGKSEVGIIATGALVYKALKVARELEKEKIGVTVLNLATIKPLDEKAITRLARECGRVVTVEEHQIAGGMGSAVAELLAREHPVPMEFIGVHDVFGQSGTPDELIEHYGMGESHIAAAVRKVLKRK
- a CDS encoding carbohydrate kinase family protein, with the translated sequence MLDKQIDFLAIGDITTDAFIRLKDAHVTCAIDKTKCEICLKFADKVPFESVTIVKAVGNSANASVAAARLGLRSALVSDIGKDENGADCLAQLKKEGVATSHISAHRGIPTNYHYVLWYGDERTILVKHQEYPYHLPHIAQPPKWIYLSSLGANSEEYHEEIIGYLAQHPEVKLAFQPGTFQMQLGVKKLAALYKRSEVFICNVEEAERITGLSSGEGRKEIKTVMNALHALGPRIVHVSDGPKGGYVSDGRNRRAPIAYFMPIYPDPKPPLERTGAGDSYASTFVSALALGKTFEECVQWAVINSMSVVQYVGAQEGLLDQKAIKGWLKKAPSDFHLKVL
- a CDS encoding class II fructose-bisphosphate aldolase, producing the protein MKSLRKYIAEAKANKRAVGHFNISNMEGVWAIAKAREVVSKELGWQVPVIIGVSEGERDFFGVKQIAAVVKSLRAAGAPIFLNADHTYSFERVKEAIDAGYDAVIFDGTELPFEENVRVTKQCAAYAKQKKAFLSEKVIVEAELGYIGKSSKVLEAVPDGASISEESLVKPELAKEFVKATGIDMLAPAVGNIHGMFAKGKDPALNIGRVAAVSASTGGLPLVLHGASGNTDEDIRAAIRVGVAVVHVSTELRVAYRTALDASLAANPKEVAGYKYLAAPREAVQKVVEEKLRVFNVK